One Thermococcus sp. M36 genomic window, ACGGGATAAGGCGCGTTTTCAAGAACCGGCCTTTCTACGTCGAGGAAAAGGTGGATGGCTACAATGTCCGCGTTGTGAGGATTAAAGACAGAATCCTTGCCCTCACGAGGGGCGGCTTCGTCTGTCCCTTCACGACGGAGAGGGTTGAGGACTTCATCAACTTCGACTTCTTCAAGGACTACCCCAACCTCGTTTTGGCGGGGGAAATGGCCGGGCCAGAGAGCCCGTACATAGTGGAAGGGCCGCCCTACGTGAAGGAGGACCTCCGGTTCTTCCTCTTCGACATCCAGGAGAAAGGAACCGGGAGGAGCCTGCCGGTTGAGGAGCGCTACAGGCTGGCTGAAGAGTACGACATCCTGCAGGTGGAGCGCTTTGGTCTCTTTGACCGCTCACGGATTGACGAGCTCTACGACCTGGTCGAAAGGCTAAGCCGGGAGAAGAGGGAAGGAATTGTGATGAAGACGCCGGACATGAGGAGGATAGCCAAGTACGTTACCCCCTACGCCAACATCAACGACATCAGGATAGGCTCACACATATTCTTCGACCTGCCCCACGGCTACTTCATGGGGAGGATAAAACGCCTCGCCTTCTATCTGGCTGAGAAGCACGTCAAGGGAGAGGAATTCGACGAATATGCCAAGGCCCTCGGAAAAGCCCTGCTCAGGCCCTTCGTTGAGAGCATCCACGAGGTCTCCCACGGGGGCGAGGTCGAGGAAACTTTCACAGTCAGGGTCAAGAACATAGTAACGGCCCACAAGATGGTCACCCACTTCGAGAGGCTTGGCGTAAAGATTCACATCGAGGATATCGAGGACTTGAAGAACGGCTACTGGAGGATAACCTTCAAGCGGGTCTACCCAGATGCCACGCGCGAGATTAGAGAACTGTGGAACGGGCTGGCGTTTGTAGATTGAAGTTTTCGTTTTTGAAGGCATATGATGTAAGTATATAATGCTTCCCCAACGTTTGCCCCACAAAGCTTGACCAAGAAACTTTATCCAGCCAAAGTTACTGGGGGTGTGGGGGCGAAACCCTACTTCGGGGGTTTGAGAGTACAGGAAACTTTGCCTTCGCAAAGTTTCATCAAAGTTCGTAGCTCTTGTTGTGAACATCGATCTAAACTGGTGATTTATCTATTGACTGCTGTGTTTTAATTGTGGAATCCACGAGAGCAAGTCTTTGATGGGAGTTCACTTTTAAATCGACGCCCAAAGGGCGTCAGCGAACGAGAACCCTCAATAATGCTTGTCCATTAATTTGGATTCCGTTTTTCAGGTGAGCGTTTAAGAAGAAATCACGCTCTTGGAAAGTGAAAGTTCCCAGAAAGGAGCTACCAACCTTAATCAAACTTCGCGAAGGCGAACAAGCTTTTAGAAAAAGCTTGACCAAAAGAGTTCCCTTTCTGCCAAATTGACAGAGAATAAAAGTGTGCACTATTAAAGCAGCACCTTTAAATTAGGGTTTAATCCCTAAAATGAGTCATTGAAGAGGTTTCACATCTTTTTTGGCGTCCTTTGGACGCCTTGTGGGGGTGAAACATTGTAAAACTGCCATCTGAAGAGTAACCCTGCCGAAAATTAGCATTTCAAAATCGCACACAAATTTTCCGCCAGCGCTTGCGCGAGCAAGGTCTGATTGGGGGCGTGGGGGCGTTAGCCCCCCGAAGTTTAAGAGAAAACGGGGTCGCGGGGTGAAACCTCGCATCGGGGGTTTGAGAGTACAGAGAGATAAGGGGGCGGAGCCCCCTTGTCTTTCGTTTGCAAAAATTTTGTACACCTCCAAACCCAAAAAAGGGTGGAAGGGTTCGAAAGCCTTTTAAATAGTCTCCATAGACTTCCCCTCAGCTTTAGAGTACTCATAGCGAAGGATGACGGAAAAATGGCCTGGCACGTCTTCATTCCGGATTCGCTCCTCGAAGAAACCGACGACCCGAAAATCAGGACGTACAAGGTTGGCCAAATAGCCAGGGCAGCGGCGATCTTCGGTGTCGAGCATGTCTGGATCTACAGGGCCGGCGGCAGGGACGGAAGGTTCATCAAAACCATACTGGAGTACGCGGAAACGCCCCAGTACCTCAGAAAGAGGCTGTTCCCCCTCATGCCGGAACTCAGGTACGTCGGCGTCATCCCGCCGCTGAGAACCCCTCACCACAAGCTCAAGGGAAAACCAAGGGTCGGCGAAATCCGCGAGGGCTTCTCCTTCAGGAAGGGCCGCAGGGTTTACGCCGACATCGGCCTCGACGAGCTCGCTTTGGTAGAGGGGGACGTTGAAGGACGTGCAACGTTCAGGATTGTCTCAGTAAGGCCGCTCAGGGTCATACCAGCAAGGCCAGAGGAGTATTGGGGATACAGAGTGCATCTCACGGGGAAGTCACTGGCGAAAACACTTAAAAAGGCCAGGCTGGATCTGGTCATCGCGACCTCGAGGAAGGGTCGCGACATTCGAGAGGTGAAGCTTCCCCCACTAGAGGGGGAGGTCGGATTCGTCTTCGGCTCACCGAGGAAAGGCGTGATGGAGCTCCTCGGCGAGGAGGATTATAACTTTGATCTAATCCTCAACACGGTTCCGAATCAGCGGACTAAAACGGTCCGCACCGAGGAGGCCGTGCTGGCCACACTCGCGGTGTTTAATCTCATAAGGAGGGATTGAGATGGGAAAAATACACAGGCCAAGGAGAGGTTCACTGGCTTACTCCCCGAGAAAGAGGGCCAAGAGCATAGTCCCGAGAATCAGGAAGTGGCCGAAGGACAGCGAAGTCAGGATGCTCGGTTTCGCCGGCTACAAGGCTGGCATGACCCACATCCTCATGATAGACGACAGGCCAGGGCTCACCAAGGGCAAGGAAATATTCATGCCGGTCACGGTAGTCGAGGTCCCGCCGCTCTTCGTCTACGGCATCAGGGCCTACAGGCAGGGCTACCTCGGACTTGAAACTGCCACCGAGGTCTGGTTCCACGAGCTCAACGACTACGTCAAGAGGAGGATAAAGACCCTGCCGAAGGACTACAACGAGGAGGCCTTCAAGGAGAAGCTCGGCCAGCTAGAGGACCTCGTCAACGACGGCGAGATAGTTGACGTCAGGCTTCTCGTCCACACCCAGCCGTGGCTCATCAAGCTCAAGAAGAAGCCCGAGGTCATGGAGTACGCCATCGGCGGCGACGTCAAGGCCAAGTTTGACTACGCCAAGGAGAGGATAGGCAAGGAGCTCCGCGCGAGCGAGGTTCTCCACGAGGGAGAGCTCCTCGACGTCATAGCCGTCACCAAGGGCAAGGGAACCCAGGGCCCCGTCAAGCGCTGGGGTATTAAGATCCAGTTCCACAAGGCCCAGAGGGCTGGAAAGGGCAGGCACGTCGGTAACCTCGGTCCGTGGCACCCGACCAGGGTCATGTGGACCGTTCCGCAGGCCGGTCAGATGGGCTTCCACCACAGGACTGAGTTCAACAAGAGGCTCATTGCCATAGGCGAGAACGGCAAGCTCAAGCTCGACGAGAAGAACGAGATAGAGATTACCCCGAAGGGAGGCTTCCCGCACTACGGCATCATAAGGAGCGATTTCCTCATGATACAGGGCACTATACCGGGTTCCTTCAAGAGGATAATCAGGGTCAGGCCGGCTATAAGGCCGCCGAAGAAGAAGCCGCCCGTTGAGAGGCCGCAGATAACCTACATCAGTAGGGAATCCAAGCAGTGAGGTGAGATAGATGAAGGTTAAGGTTTTCAATCTCGAAGGCGAGCCAGTCGAGGAGATAGAGCTTCCAAAGGTCTTTGCCACTCCCTTCAGGCCCGACCTCATCAGGAGGGCTGTCATCGCCTCATGGACCCACAGGATTCAGCCCCAGGGTAGGGATCCGCTCGCTGGAAAGAGAAGGGTCACAGAGAACATCGGAAAGGGCCACGGAATGGCGAGGGTTGAGAGGATAAAGACCTCCCCAAGGTTCGCTGCCTTCGTCCCGTTCGCTAGGGGTGGAAGGAGAACCCACCCGCCGAAGGTCGAGAAGATCATCTGGGAGGACATCAACAAGAAGGAGCGCAGGCTCGCCATCATGAGCGCCATAGCTGCCACCACCAACTACGACCTCGTCAGGGCCAGGGGACACGTCGTTGACAACATCCCGCAGGTCCCCCTCGTTGTCGTTGATGACCTTGAGAAGGTCTTCAAGACCGCTCAGACCAGGGAGATATTCAAGAAGCTCGGTGTCTGGGACGACATTGAGAGGGCCAAGAAGAACACTAAGATTCGTGCAGGTAAGGGTAAGATGCGCGGAAGGCGCTACAAGAAGGCCAAGGGGCCGCTCATCGTCGTTGCGAAGAACGAAGGCATCGTCCAGGGAGCCAGGAACCACCCGGGCGTCGACGTTGTGGTCGTTGACAACCTCGGCGTTGAGATGCTCGCTCCGGGTACCCACCCGGGAAGGCTCACCATCTGGACGAAGGGAGCTATAGAGAGGCTTAGGGAGATTTACGGGTGATGAGAGATGGATCCGTACAAGGTCATCATCAAGCCGGTCGTCACGGAGAAGGCCGTGGCGATGATAGAGAACGAGAACAAGCTCACCTTCATAGTTGACAGAAG contains:
- a CDS encoding RNA ligase, giving the protein MVSSHFRNILLKLGIPEDRLSVLEGKGGLVEDEFEGIRYVRFRDSAKGFRRGTLVFENGEVVLGFPHIKRVVQLENGIRRVFKNRPFYVEEKVDGYNVRVVRIKDRILALTRGGFVCPFTTERVEDFINFDFFKDYPNLVLAGEMAGPESPYIVEGPPYVKEDLRFFLFDIQEKGTGRSLPVEERYRLAEEYDILQVERFGLFDRSRIDELYDLVERLSREKREGIVMKTPDMRRIAKYVTPYANINDIRIGSHIFFDLPHGYFMGRIKRLAFYLAEKHVKGEEFDEYAKALGKALLRPFVESIHEVSHGGEVEETFTVRVKNIVTAHKMVTHFERLGVKIHIEDIEDLKNGYWRITFKRVYPDATREIRELWNGLAFVD
- the rpl4p gene encoding 50S ribosomal protein L4 produces the protein MKVKVFNLEGEPVEEIELPKVFATPFRPDLIRRAVIASWTHRIQPQGRDPLAGKRRVTENIGKGHGMARVERIKTSPRFAAFVPFARGGRRTHPPKVEKIIWEDINKKERRLAIMSAIAATTNYDLVRARGHVVDNIPQVPLVVVDDLEKVFKTAQTREIFKKLGVWDDIERAKKNTKIRAGKGKMRGRRYKKAKGPLIVVAKNEGIVQGARNHPGVDVVVVDNLGVEMLAPGTHPGRLTIWTKGAIERLREIYG
- a CDS encoding 50S ribosomal protein L3 gives rise to the protein MGKIHRPRRGSLAYSPRKRAKSIVPRIRKWPKDSEVRMLGFAGYKAGMTHILMIDDRPGLTKGKEIFMPVTVVEVPPLFVYGIRAYRQGYLGLETATEVWFHELNDYVKRRIKTLPKDYNEEAFKEKLGQLEDLVNDGEIVDVRLLVHTQPWLIKLKKKPEVMEYAIGGDVKAKFDYAKERIGKELRASEVLHEGELLDVIAVTKGKGTQGPVKRWGIKIQFHKAQRAGKGRHVGNLGPWHPTRVMWTVPQAGQMGFHHRTEFNKRLIAIGENGKLKLDEKNEIEITPKGGFPHYGIIRSDFLMIQGTIPGSFKRIIRVRPAIRPPKKKPPVERPQITYISRESKQ
- a CDS encoding putative RNA uridine N3 methyltransferase, encoding MAWHVFIPDSLLEETDDPKIRTYKVGQIARAAAIFGVEHVWIYRAGGRDGRFIKTILEYAETPQYLRKRLFPLMPELRYVGVIPPLRTPHHKLKGKPRVGEIREGFSFRKGRRVYADIGLDELALVEGDVEGRATFRIVSVRPLRVIPARPEEYWGYRVHLTGKSLAKTLKKARLDLVIATSRKGRDIREVKLPPLEGEVGFVFGSPRKGVMELLGEEDYNFDLILNTVPNQRTKTVRTEEAVLATLAVFNLIRRD